One genomic segment of Ricinus communis isolate WT05 ecotype wild-type chromosome 5, ASM1957865v1, whole genome shotgun sequence includes these proteins:
- the LOC8272354 gene encoding cullin-1, translated as MERRTIDLDQGWDFMLGGINKLKRILEGGEEQFSSEEYMMLYTTIYNMCTQKPPHDYSQQLYEKYREAFEEYINSIVLPSIREKHDEFMLRELVKRWSNHKIMVRWLSRFFHYLDRYFIARRSLPPLNEVGLACFRDLVYQEVCVKARDAVVVLIDKEREGEQIDRALLKNVLDIFVEIGMGAMERYEEDFEANMLHDTGSYYFRKASNWILEDSCPDYMLKAEECLKKERDRVSHYLHSNSEPKLVEKVQHELLVTVANQLLEKEHSGCRALLRDDKVEDLSRMYRLYHKITKGLEPVASVFKQHITAEGTVLVQQAEDAASSQIANGGLQEQVLIRKIIELHDKFMTYVNDCFQNHTLFHKAMKEAFEIFCNKTVAGSSSAELLATFCDNILKKGGSEKLSDEAIEETLEKVVRLLAYISDKDLFAEFYRKKLARRLLFDRSANDDHERSILTKLKQQCGGQFTSKMEGMVTDLTLARENQTSFEKYLANNPNAHPGIDLAVTVLTTGFWPSYKSSDLNLPAEMVRGVEVFKEFYDQKSKHRKLTWIYSLGSCHLNGKFEQKPIELIVSTYQAALLLLFNTSDRLSYSEIMTQLNLTHDDLVRLLHSLSCAKYKILLKEPTTKSISQTDYFEFNHKFTDRMRRIKIPLPVVDERKKVVEDVDKDRRYAIDAAIVRIMKSRKVLGHQQLVSECVEQLSRMFKPDIKAIKKRMEDLITRDYLERDKENPNTFRYLA; from the exons ATGGAGCGCAGGACAATTGACCTGGATCAAGGATGGGATTTTATGCTGGGGGGAATCAATAAGCTGAAGAGAATTCTGGAAGGAGGAGAGGAGCAATTTAGCTCTGAAGAATACATGATGCTTTACAC GACTATATACAATATGTGCACCCAGAAGCCTCCTCATGATTACTCTCAGCAGCTTTATGAAAAGTACCGGGAGGCTTTTGaagaatatattaattcaata GTACTGCCATCAATAAGGGAGAAGCATGATGAATTTATGCTTAGGGAGCTCGTCAAAAGATGGTCTAACCATAAAATTATGGTTAGGTGGCTGTCAcgtttctttcattatttggATCGCTACTTTATTGCTCGGAGGTCGCTTCCTCCACTTAATGAAGTTGGACTGGCTTGCTTCCGTGACCTG GTTTATCAGGAAGTTTGTGTTAAAGCTAGAGATGCTGTGGTGGTTCTG ATTGATAAAGAGCGTGAGGGAGAGCAGATTGACAGGGCTTTGTTGAAGAATGTCCTAGATATATTTGTTGAGATTGGAATGGGAGCAATGGAGCGCTATGAAGAAGATTTTGAAGCAAACATGCTTCATGATACTGGATCTTACTATTTTCGTAAGGCATCAAACTGGATATTGGAGGATTCTTGTCCAGACTATATGTTGAAG GCTGAGGAATGCTTGAAGAAGGAGAGGGATAGAGTTTCTCATTACTTGCACTCAAACAGTGAGCCAAAGTTAGTGGAG AAAGTTCAACATGAATTGTTGGTAACAGTTGCAAACCAACTGCTTGAGAAGGAGCATTCTGGATGTCGTGCATTGCTTAGAGATGATAAG GTGGAGGATCTTTCAAGGATGTATAGGCTTTACCATAAAATAACCAAAGGTTTGGAACCTGTTGCAAGTGTTTTCAAGCAG CATATTACTGCTGAGGGGACGGTATTGGTCCAGCAAGCTGAAGATGCTGCAAGTAGTCAG ATTGCAAATGGTGGTCTACAGGAACAG GTCCTTATCAGAAAGATAATTGAGCTTCATGACAAGTTTATGACGTATGTGAATGACTGTTTTCAAAATCACACGCTGTTTCATAAG GCCATGAAAGAGGCTTTTGAGATATTCTGTAATAAAACAGTTGCTGGCAGTTCAAGTGCAGAACTACTTGCAACATTCTGTGATAATATCCTCAAGAAGGGTGGAAGTGAGAAATTGAGCGACGAGGCCATAGAAGAAACGCTAGAGAAG GTAGTGAGGCTGCTGGCGTATATTAGTGATAAGGACCTTTTTGCTGAATTCTACAG GAAGAAGCTTGCTCGTCGTCTTCTTTTTGACCGAAGTGCTAATGATGATCATGAAAGGAGTATACTGACAAAATTGAAGCAACAGTGTGGGGGACAGTTTACCTCAAAGATGGAGGGGATG GTCACGGATTTGACATTGGCAAGGGAAAATCAGACTAGCTTTGAGAAATATCTTGCAAATAACCCAAATGCACATCCTGGAATTGATTTAGCAGTCACTGTTCTTACAACTGGATTTTGGCCAAGTTATAAATCCTCCGATCTCAACCTTCCGGCAGAGATG GTCAGGGGTGTGGAAGTTTTCAAGGAGTTCTATGACCAAAAAAGCAAGCACCGAAAGCTTACATGGATCTACTCGTTGGGTTCTTGTCATCTCAACGGCAAATTTGAGCAAAAACCTATTGAGCTGATTGTGTCAACTTACCAG GCTGCTCTCCTGCTCCTGTTTAACACTTCAGATAGACTGAGTTATTCTGAGATTATGACTCAGTTAAACTTGACCCATGATGACTTGGTTAGATTGCTGCATTCTTTGTCTTGTGCCAAGTATAAGATCCTTCTCAAGGAACCGACTACAAAGAGCATTTCCCAAACGGACTACTTTGAATTCAACCACAAGTTCACTGACAGAATGAGAAGAATCAAG ATTCCTCTCCCTGTGGtagatgaaagaaagaaagttgttgAAGATGTTGATAAAGACAGGAGATATGCAATTGATGCTGCAATTGTGCGCATAATGAAGAGTAGGAAGGTCTTGGGCCATCAACAATTAGTCTCTGAGTGTGTTGAGCAGTTGAGTCGCATGTTCAAG CCTGACATTAAGGCAATTAAGAAGCGAATGGAGGATTTGATCACCCGAGATTATCTGGAGAGAGACAAGGAGAATCCAAACACGTTCAGGTACTTGGCCTGA
- the LOC8284911 gene encoding probable protein S-acyltransferase 14 isoform X2: MQKSGGGGGGGGLMAWNVFKFCTALRALGSIMMLVMLLWSYFATVLTDPGGVPPNWRPSIDEERGEADPLMRIEHGDANSGLNQFTILGKPDDQRMRFCRKCNQFKPPRCHHCSVCGRCILKMDHHCVWVVNCVGALNYKYFLLFLFYTFLETTLVTLSLLRLFVAFFTDSDAEVTETPGILVATFITFVLNLSFALSVVGFLIMHISLVLANTSTIEAYEKRTDPKWRYDLGRKKNFEQVFGIDKRYWLIPAYSEDDLKCMPALKGFEYPTRPNLDELQQL, from the exons ATGCAAAAATCaggaggtggaggtggaggtggaggaTTAATGGCATGGAACGTGTTCAAATTTTGCACTGCTTTGCGTGCCCTTGGCTCAATAATGATG TTGGTGATGCTATTGTGGAGCTACTTTGCTACAGTTTTAACGGATCCTGGTGGTGTCCCACCAAATTGGCGGCCTTCAATAGATGAGGAGAGAGGTGAGGCAGATCCATTGATGAGGATAGAACATGGTGATGCAAATTCAGGTTTAAATCAGTTTACTATACTTGGTAAGCCAGATGATCAAAGAATGCGATTCTGTCGAAAGTGCAACCAGTTTAAACCACCTCGATGCCATCACTGTTCTGTTT GTGGGAGATGTATATTGAAAATGGACCACCACTGTGTTTGGGTTGTCAATTGCGTTGGGGCATTAAACTACAAatatttccttcttttcttg TTTTATACATTTCTTGAGACAACTCTTGTCACCTTATCATTATTACGGCTCTTTGTAGCATTTTTTACTGACAGTGATGCAGAAGTAACTGAAACACCAGGAATCCTTGTAGCCACTTTTATCACATTTG TATTGAACTTATCATTTGCATTGAGTGTTGTGGGCTTCCTGATTATGCACATATCATTAGTACTAGCCAATACCAGTACCATTGAG gcatatgagaaaagaactgaTCCTAAATGGCGTTATGATCTTGGTCGGAAGAAAAACTTTGAACAG GTGTTTGGGATAGACAAGAGGTACTGGCTTATCCCTGCTTATTCAGAAGATGATCTGAAATGCATGCCGGCCCTTAAAGGTTTTGAATACCCAACAAGACCTAATCTCGATGAGCTTCAACAGCTTTAA
- the LOC8284911 gene encoding probable protein S-acyltransferase 14 isoform X1: protein MQKSGGGGGGGGLMAWNVFKFCTALRALGSIMMVLVIGIIGVTYYVVVIADYGPAVFHGGLDAFTSFIVLLLFHYLLVMLLWSYFATVLTDPGGVPPNWRPSIDEERGEADPLMRIEHGDANSGLNQFTILGKPDDQRMRFCRKCNQFKPPRCHHCSVCGRCILKMDHHCVWVVNCVGALNYKYFLLFLFYTFLETTLVTLSLLRLFVAFFTDSDAEVTETPGILVATFITFVLNLSFALSVVGFLIMHISLVLANTSTIEAYEKRTDPKWRYDLGRKKNFEQVFGIDKRYWLIPAYSEDDLKCMPALKGFEYPTRPNLDELQQL from the exons ATGCAAAAATCaggaggtggaggtggaggtggaggaTTAATGGCATGGAACGTGTTCAAATTTTGCACTGCTTTGCGTGCCCTTGGCTCAATAATGATGGTATTGGTTATCGGAATAATTGGGGTCACTTATTATGTTGTTGTTATAGCTGATTATGGTCCAGCTGTCTTTCACGGTGGCCTTGATGCGTTTACTTCTTTTATTGTCTTGCTTTTGTTCCATTATTTG TTGGTGATGCTATTGTGGAGCTACTTTGCTACAGTTTTAACGGATCCTGGTGGTGTCCCACCAAATTGGCGGCCTTCAATAGATGAGGAGAGAGGTGAGGCAGATCCATTGATGAGGATAGAACATGGTGATGCAAATTCAGGTTTAAATCAGTTTACTATACTTGGTAAGCCAGATGATCAAAGAATGCGATTCTGTCGAAAGTGCAACCAGTTTAAACCACCTCGATGCCATCACTGTTCTGTTT GTGGGAGATGTATATTGAAAATGGACCACCACTGTGTTTGGGTTGTCAATTGCGTTGGGGCATTAAACTACAAatatttccttcttttcttg TTTTATACATTTCTTGAGACAACTCTTGTCACCTTATCATTATTACGGCTCTTTGTAGCATTTTTTACTGACAGTGATGCAGAAGTAACTGAAACACCAGGAATCCTTGTAGCCACTTTTATCACATTTG TATTGAACTTATCATTTGCATTGAGTGTTGTGGGCTTCCTGATTATGCACATATCATTAGTACTAGCCAATACCAGTACCATTGAG gcatatgagaaaagaactgaTCCTAAATGGCGTTATGATCTTGGTCGGAAGAAAAACTTTGAACAG GTGTTTGGGATAGACAAGAGGTACTGGCTTATCCCTGCTTATTCAGAAGATGATCTGAAATGCATGCCGGCCCTTAAAGGTTTTGAATACCCAACAAGACCTAATCTCGATGAGCTTCAACAGCTTTAA